A window from Zingiber officinale cultivar Zhangliang chromosome 7A, Zo_v1.1, whole genome shotgun sequence encodes these proteins:
- the LOC122002677 gene encoding uncharacterized protein LOC122002677 codes for MTTITPSIARGRGKNKQYWTDEEVEVLVDALIELASDPLWKVDTGFKNGYMIQIHKMVLGKIPSFNKAVIPHIESKIKYLKTKYNPLSEMCMQSGCQWDDVEHKINCEKQWFDEWCLMVQERE; via the exons ATGACTACAATTACTCCATCAATTGCACGTGGAAGAGGGAAAAACAAACAATATTGGACGGATGAGGAGGTGGAAGTGTTGGTTGACGCTCTCATAGAACTGGCTTCCGATCCTTTATGGAAGGTAGATACTGGTTTTAAAAATGGTTATATGATTCAAATACACAAAATGGTATTGGGTAAGATTCCAAGTTTCAATAAAGCAGTTATTCCTCATATTGAATCCAAGATCAAATATCTTAAAACCAAGTACAATCCCCTCTCTGAGATGTGTATGCAAAGTGGGTGTCAGTGGGATGACGTGGAGCACAAGATTAACTGTGAAAAGCAATGGTTCGATGAATGGTGTCTG ATGGTGCAGGAAAGAGAATGA